A single Phragmites australis chromosome 4, lpPhrAust1.1, whole genome shotgun sequence DNA region contains:
- the LOC133915351 gene encoding homeobox protein rough sheath 1-like isoform X1: protein MRTKPSHQPHAHHSPRAFPPLFSHLPIPETVMESFVNLGGGGSSTSKASFLQLPLPAVASAQVIPPPDGQQHSSRLALQQLLADPSSAQHSHRKDGAVVQGEFSPADAETIKAKIMSHPQYSALLAAYLDCQKVGAPPDVADRLSDVAANLEAQPGQGRRQHEPPRADPELDLFMEAYCNMLVKYQEELARPIQEAAEFFNSVERQLDSITADSNREGAGSSEDDQDTSCPEEVDPCDEDKELKHQLLRKYGSYLGGLRQEFSKRKKKGKLPKEARQKLLHWWELHYKWPYPSETEKIALAETTGLDLKQINNWFINQRKRHWKPTSEGMQPFAMIDGGFHVPPGAAALSFTADGMYRLGS, encoded by the exons ATGAGAACAAAGCCCAGCCACCAACCACACGCGCATCATTCACCCCGAGCctttcctcctctcttctcccatCTTCCCATCCCCG AAACCGTCATGGAGAGCTTCGTGAATCTTGGCGGAGGAGGCAGCAGTACCTCCAAGGCTTCCTTCTTGCAGCTTCCGTTGCCGGCTGTGGCGTCGGCACAGGTGATTCCTCCGCCGGATGGGCAGCAGCACAGCTCGCGGCTTGCTTTGCAACAGTTACTTGCTGACCCATCGTCGGCGCAGCATAGCCACCGAAAAGACGGAGCAGTGGTACAGGGAGAGTTCTCGCCGGCGGATGCCGAGACCATCAAGGCCAAGATCATGTCGCACCCCCAGTACTCGGCTCTCCTCGCCGCCTACTTGGACTGCCAAAAG GTCGGGGCGCCGCCGGATGTGGCGGATAGGCTCTCGGATGTGGCGGCAAATCTGGAGGCGCAGCCCGGGCAAGGCCGGCGTCAGCACGAGCCGCCGCGTGCTGACCCGGAGCTCGACCTGTTCATG GAGGCTTATTGCAACATGCTGGTGAAGTACCAGGAAGAGCTGGCGCGGCCGATCCAGGAAGCGGCGGAGTTCTTCAACAGCGTGGAGAGGCAGCTCGATTCGATCACTG CAGACAGTAACCGTGAAGGCGCCGGATCGTCTGAGGATGACCAAGACACGAGCTGCCCCGAGGAGGTCGATCCCTGCGACGAGGACAAGGAGCTCAAGCACCAGCTTCTGAGGAAGTACGGCAGTTACTTGGGCGGCCTCCGGCAGGAGTTctccaagaggaagaagaaagggaagctCCCCAAGGAGGCCAGGCAGAAGCTACTGCACTGGTGGGAGCTGCACTACAAGTGGCCCTACCCTTCT GAGACGGAGAAGATCGCGTTGGCAGAGACGACAGGACTGGACCTGAAGCAGATCAACAACTGGTTCATCAACCAGCGGAAGCGGCATTGGAAGCCAACATCGGAGGGCATGCAGCCGTTCGCGATGATCGACGGCGGGTTCCACGTCCCGCCGGGCGCCGCGGCGCTGTCCTTCACGGCGGACGGCATGTACCGCCTGGGGTCGTGA
- the LOC133915351 gene encoding homeobox protein rough sheath 1-like isoform X2 — protein sequence MRTKPSHQPHAHHSPRAFPPLFSHLPIPETVMESFVNLGGGGSSTSKASFLQLPLPAVASAQVIPPPDGQQHSSRLALQQLLADPSSAQHSHRKDGAVVQGEFSPADAETIKAKIMSHPQYSALLAAYLDCQKVGAPPDVADRLSDVAANLEAQPGQGRRQHEPPRADPELDLFMEAYCNMLVKYQEELARPIQEAAEFFNSVERQLDSITDSNREGAGSSEDDQDTSCPEEVDPCDEDKELKHQLLRKYGSYLGGLRQEFSKRKKKGKLPKEARQKLLHWWELHYKWPYPSETEKIALAETTGLDLKQINNWFINQRKRHWKPTSEGMQPFAMIDGGFHVPPGAAALSFTADGMYRLGS from the exons ATGAGAACAAAGCCCAGCCACCAACCACACGCGCATCATTCACCCCGAGCctttcctcctctcttctcccatCTTCCCATCCCCG AAACCGTCATGGAGAGCTTCGTGAATCTTGGCGGAGGAGGCAGCAGTACCTCCAAGGCTTCCTTCTTGCAGCTTCCGTTGCCGGCTGTGGCGTCGGCACAGGTGATTCCTCCGCCGGATGGGCAGCAGCACAGCTCGCGGCTTGCTTTGCAACAGTTACTTGCTGACCCATCGTCGGCGCAGCATAGCCACCGAAAAGACGGAGCAGTGGTACAGGGAGAGTTCTCGCCGGCGGATGCCGAGACCATCAAGGCCAAGATCATGTCGCACCCCCAGTACTCGGCTCTCCTCGCCGCCTACTTGGACTGCCAAAAG GTCGGGGCGCCGCCGGATGTGGCGGATAGGCTCTCGGATGTGGCGGCAAATCTGGAGGCGCAGCCCGGGCAAGGCCGGCGTCAGCACGAGCCGCCGCGTGCTGACCCGGAGCTCGACCTGTTCATG GAGGCTTATTGCAACATGCTGGTGAAGTACCAGGAAGAGCTGGCGCGGCCGATCCAGGAAGCGGCGGAGTTCTTCAACAGCGTGGAGAGGCAGCTCGATTCGATCACTG ACAGTAACCGTGAAGGCGCCGGATCGTCTGAGGATGACCAAGACACGAGCTGCCCCGAGGAGGTCGATCCCTGCGACGAGGACAAGGAGCTCAAGCACCAGCTTCTGAGGAAGTACGGCAGTTACTTGGGCGGCCTCCGGCAGGAGTTctccaagaggaagaagaaagggaagctCCCCAAGGAGGCCAGGCAGAAGCTACTGCACTGGTGGGAGCTGCACTACAAGTGGCCCTACCCTTCT GAGACGGAGAAGATCGCGTTGGCAGAGACGACAGGACTGGACCTGAAGCAGATCAACAACTGGTTCATCAACCAGCGGAAGCGGCATTGGAAGCCAACATCGGAGGGCATGCAGCCGTTCGCGATGATCGACGGCGGGTTCCACGTCCCGCCGGGCGCCGCGGCGCTGTCCTTCACGGCGGACGGCATGTACCGCCTGGGGTCGTGA
- the LOC133915351 gene encoding homeobox protein knotted-1-like 12 isoform X3: MRTKPSHQPHAHHSPRAFPPLFSHLPIPETVMESFVNLGGGGSSTSKASFLQLPLPAVASAQHSHRKDGAVVQGEFSPADAETIKAKIMSHPQYSALLAAYLDCQKVGAPPDVADRLSDVAANLEAQPGQGRRQHEPPRADPELDLFMEAYCNMLVKYQEELARPIQEAAEFFNSVERQLDSITADSNREGAGSSEDDQDTSCPEEVDPCDEDKELKHQLLRKYGSYLGGLRQEFSKRKKKGKLPKEARQKLLHWWELHYKWPYPSETEKIALAETTGLDLKQINNWFINQRKRHWKPTSEGMQPFAMIDGGFHVPPGAAALSFTADGMYRLGS; this comes from the exons ATGAGAACAAAGCCCAGCCACCAACCACACGCGCATCATTCACCCCGAGCctttcctcctctcttctcccatCTTCCCATCCCCG AAACCGTCATGGAGAGCTTCGTGAATCTTGGCGGAGGAGGCAGCAGTACCTCCAAGGCTTCCTTCTTGCAGCTTCCGTTGCCGGCTGTGGCGTCGGCACAG CATAGCCACCGAAAAGACGGAGCAGTGGTACAGGGAGAGTTCTCGCCGGCGGATGCCGAGACCATCAAGGCCAAGATCATGTCGCACCCCCAGTACTCGGCTCTCCTCGCCGCCTACTTGGACTGCCAAAAG GTCGGGGCGCCGCCGGATGTGGCGGATAGGCTCTCGGATGTGGCGGCAAATCTGGAGGCGCAGCCCGGGCAAGGCCGGCGTCAGCACGAGCCGCCGCGTGCTGACCCGGAGCTCGACCTGTTCATG GAGGCTTATTGCAACATGCTGGTGAAGTACCAGGAAGAGCTGGCGCGGCCGATCCAGGAAGCGGCGGAGTTCTTCAACAGCGTGGAGAGGCAGCTCGATTCGATCACTG CAGACAGTAACCGTGAAGGCGCCGGATCGTCTGAGGATGACCAAGACACGAGCTGCCCCGAGGAGGTCGATCCCTGCGACGAGGACAAGGAGCTCAAGCACCAGCTTCTGAGGAAGTACGGCAGTTACTTGGGCGGCCTCCGGCAGGAGTTctccaagaggaagaagaaagggaagctCCCCAAGGAGGCCAGGCAGAAGCTACTGCACTGGTGGGAGCTGCACTACAAGTGGCCCTACCCTTCT GAGACGGAGAAGATCGCGTTGGCAGAGACGACAGGACTGGACCTGAAGCAGATCAACAACTGGTTCATCAACCAGCGGAAGCGGCATTGGAAGCCAACATCGGAGGGCATGCAGCCGTTCGCGATGATCGACGGCGGGTTCCACGTCCCGCCGGGCGCCGCGGCGCTGTCCTTCACGGCGGACGGCATGTACCGCCTGGGGTCGTGA
- the LOC133915351 gene encoding homeobox protein knotted-1-like 12 isoform X4, with the protein MESFVNLGGGGSSTSKASFLQLPLPAVASAQVIPPPDGQQHSSRLALQQLLADPSSAQHSHRKDGAVVQGEFSPADAETIKAKIMSHPQYSALLAAYLDCQKVGAPPDVADRLSDVAANLEAQPGQGRRQHEPPRADPELDLFMEAYCNMLVKYQEELARPIQEAAEFFNSVERQLDSITADSNREGAGSSEDDQDTSCPEEVDPCDEDKELKHQLLRKYGSYLGGLRQEFSKRKKKGKLPKEARQKLLHWWELHYKWPYPSETEKIALAETTGLDLKQINNWFINQRKRHWKPTSEGMQPFAMIDGGFHVPPGAAALSFTADGMYRLGS; encoded by the exons ATGGAGAGCTTCGTGAATCTTGGCGGAGGAGGCAGCAGTACCTCCAAGGCTTCCTTCTTGCAGCTTCCGTTGCCGGCTGTGGCGTCGGCACAGGTGATTCCTCCGCCGGATGGGCAGCAGCACAGCTCGCGGCTTGCTTTGCAACAGTTACTTGCTGACCCATCGTCGGCGCAGCATAGCCACCGAAAAGACGGAGCAGTGGTACAGGGAGAGTTCTCGCCGGCGGATGCCGAGACCATCAAGGCCAAGATCATGTCGCACCCCCAGTACTCGGCTCTCCTCGCCGCCTACTTGGACTGCCAAAAG GTCGGGGCGCCGCCGGATGTGGCGGATAGGCTCTCGGATGTGGCGGCAAATCTGGAGGCGCAGCCCGGGCAAGGCCGGCGTCAGCACGAGCCGCCGCGTGCTGACCCGGAGCTCGACCTGTTCATG GAGGCTTATTGCAACATGCTGGTGAAGTACCAGGAAGAGCTGGCGCGGCCGATCCAGGAAGCGGCGGAGTTCTTCAACAGCGTGGAGAGGCAGCTCGATTCGATCACTG CAGACAGTAACCGTGAAGGCGCCGGATCGTCTGAGGATGACCAAGACACGAGCTGCCCCGAGGAGGTCGATCCCTGCGACGAGGACAAGGAGCTCAAGCACCAGCTTCTGAGGAAGTACGGCAGTTACTTGGGCGGCCTCCGGCAGGAGTTctccaagaggaagaagaaagggaagctCCCCAAGGAGGCCAGGCAGAAGCTACTGCACTGGTGGGAGCTGCACTACAAGTGGCCCTACCCTTCT GAGACGGAGAAGATCGCGTTGGCAGAGACGACAGGACTGGACCTGAAGCAGATCAACAACTGGTTCATCAACCAGCGGAAGCGGCATTGGAAGCCAACATCGGAGGGCATGCAGCCGTTCGCGATGATCGACGGCGGGTTCCACGTCCCGCCGGGCGCCGCGGCGCTGTCCTTCACGGCGGACGGCATGTACCGCCTGGGGTCGTGA
- the LOC133915351 gene encoding homeobox protein rough sheath 1-like isoform X5, which translates to MSHPQYSALLAAYLDCQKVGAPPDVADRLSDVAANLEAQPGQGRRQHEPPRADPELDLFMEAYCNMLVKYQEELARPIQEAAEFFNSVERQLDSITADSNREGAGSSEDDQDTSCPEEVDPCDEDKELKHQLLRKYGSYLGGLRQEFSKRKKKGKLPKEARQKLLHWWELHYKWPYPSETEKIALAETTGLDLKQINNWFINQRKRHWKPTSEGMQPFAMIDGGFHVPPGAAALSFTADGMYRLGS; encoded by the exons ATGTCGCACCCCCAGTACTCGGCTCTCCTCGCCGCCTACTTGGACTGCCAAAAG GTCGGGGCGCCGCCGGATGTGGCGGATAGGCTCTCGGATGTGGCGGCAAATCTGGAGGCGCAGCCCGGGCAAGGCCGGCGTCAGCACGAGCCGCCGCGTGCTGACCCGGAGCTCGACCTGTTCATG GAGGCTTATTGCAACATGCTGGTGAAGTACCAGGAAGAGCTGGCGCGGCCGATCCAGGAAGCGGCGGAGTTCTTCAACAGCGTGGAGAGGCAGCTCGATTCGATCACTG CAGACAGTAACCGTGAAGGCGCCGGATCGTCTGAGGATGACCAAGACACGAGCTGCCCCGAGGAGGTCGATCCCTGCGACGAGGACAAGGAGCTCAAGCACCAGCTTCTGAGGAAGTACGGCAGTTACTTGGGCGGCCTCCGGCAGGAGTTctccaagaggaagaagaaagggaagctCCCCAAGGAGGCCAGGCAGAAGCTACTGCACTGGTGGGAGCTGCACTACAAGTGGCCCTACCCTTCT GAGACGGAGAAGATCGCGTTGGCAGAGACGACAGGACTGGACCTGAAGCAGATCAACAACTGGTTCATCAACCAGCGGAAGCGGCATTGGAAGCCAACATCGGAGGGCATGCAGCCGTTCGCGATGATCGACGGCGGGTTCCACGTCCCGCCGGGCGCCGCGGCGCTGTCCTTCACGGCGGACGGCATGTACCGCCTGGGGTCGTGA